Genomic window (Rubidibacter lacunae KORDI 51-2):
CCCCAACCAGGAAAGCGGACTCGCTGCCGGAATCGTCACGTGCGCTTCCGCAATGCTCAACCGCGCGCGCGCTCGAAATCCAAAATGCAGCAGTTGCCCGTCGCGCTGTCCGAATCCCGCTCCCGGTATTGGCAGCGGCGTGCGCCATCGCATCGGCTTGCCCCACTGCATCGGCTTGCATGTCAGCTCGCACAGCAGTTGACCCGGATCGCCTGCTCCTATAGCGCTGACACGATCGCCGTCCCACCTAAAGTCAGCCAGTTGCTTGGGCAACCCCCAGATCTCGCGCCCGCC
Coding sequences:
- a CDS encoding acetoacetate decarboxylase family protein; protein product: SRLAIVPIWPGYTLGGIFFASYDERSTLVYDELIALAAIARCGSCWGGWIAGIYVSASASVAGGREIWGLPKQLADFRWDGDRVSAIGAGDPGQLLCELTCKPMQWGKPMRWRTPLPIPGAGFGQRDGQLLHFGFRARARLSIAEAHVTIPAASPLSWLGFSQPQLTIAGTDLDLKVAAPQLLSDE